The uncultured Tolumonas sp. genome includes the window ATTGGTTGGGATGTAAGAGATAGGCAATTACTTTCTGAGTTTTTTTCACTATTTAAAGCTGAGATTTTTGATAAAACAGCTTGGGCAAATGGAATTTTTGCTGTCGATAAAGACACCTTTGAGATCAGTATTTGTTTACTACACAACCGATATGGGGCAAATCTGAACAAAGATGCTATGAACGCGTCAGATTGGCGAAAAGAAATGAGCCGGATCCAAAATTTATTAACTATAGATACGGGATTTGATATCTGGTTTGCAATGAAACCATTATGCCTTCCGCAATGGAATTTTGGCCCACCAACTCGTGGTGAAGTTATGCATTGGGAAATCTATCGTCGACACTGGGCATGGGGTTGGGATTGTCTTTTACACAACAAGAAAGTTGATTATCCAGATAATAATCTTTATGAATATGATCTAAATGCTGATTGTATAGTTACTAGATCAGAAGATATTTATTTACAAATCCAAGATATGAAGTGGAGTCCAATTCCAAAGACCTCCATCCTAATGTTATACGGCCAACCATTTTATAGTTCAGATGTGTAATTAAGCTTTGTCCGGCTAGAACCCTCTTAGCCAAAAAATAATTTTATTATTTTAATAATAAACATCTGTATCATTCATTAATATTCAAAAAGTGCAGGCAATTAATGTCTGTAACGACCCAAACTGATTCATGAATCAGTTTGGGTCATGCTGCTCGCGGTGAGCCAGATCAACACCATGCGCAAATCCGTGCTGGAAATCCCTTTCCAATACCGCTTTGTTGCTAATAACATGCAATAATCCAATTTCATTAGCGAGATCAGAAATTTCCAGCGGCTGGCCTAAATGCTCAATAGCTGCCAGCGATTCACGTAACTGATCAATAAAACGCTCAGGATCAAGGTTCGGAGGAATGTAATAATGCTCGTCCAGCACTTCATGCCTAACAGGTTCAGCATTTAGCCACACCCGATCCGTATCATCAAGAGGTATGGCCGGATCACACTGCGCCAATAAATGATCTAATTCGTTCGGCATTCTAGTTCTCCTCTTCGTATTCAAACCGATCATAACTTGCGACGCTATTTTGCAAAACTAACATGATCTGCAAAAAAAATCGGAGACAGCTTAGTGACGGCAGCAAGCCACCAAGGCACATTTGTCCATCGGCGTGTTAGAGCAATAAACTAACTCGTTCCTGCACCATTCGGTATAGATATGCACTAGCTTAGTTAGGACACGGCTCTACTCGGCATTCCCAGACCGATCACTTTGTTCATCACCTTGATACCTGCCATAATTTCACCGACCTGAATATTATAATCTCTCATACTTAATTTGGATTTGGCACGGTTCAATTGCTTATCGGTACATGGCTGTTTCCGCTTTTAAGCGTTTATGATACTGATTTTTCCAGTCCGAGAGATTTCCGGTTGTTTGTGCAATGGCAGTTTGAACACATTTTTCAGCATCAATACCGTAGCAATCGCGTTATCACTAAATTGAAGGCCCCGGCCACGAGCCGACTGGAGTACCATTAACGAATGGTCTCATCATCCATCCAGACGGTGAGAGAGTCGCGATTGACTAAAACCTGATTATATTGCAGCCAGTTGTTGATTTTATGTTTCGCTTTACCCATCTGGTTACTCTCAGTCATTGGTACTAAGAGATCAGATCATGAAAAACGGAAAAAGTTCACGGATTTAGGCAACAACGCCGTATATAATAGTAA containing:
- a CDS encoding transposase translates to MVLQSARGRGLQFSDNAIATVLMLKNVFKLPLHKQPEISRTGKISIINA